The following proteins come from a genomic window of Meiothermus sp. Pnk-1:
- a CDS encoding TenA family protein encodes MHELTLAEGEGFGELRARGYRLRFTQWMRMNAERAWAQCVRHRFMREMTEGTLSEWAFKRYLVQEYAFVQACSGVLGYAIAKAPGVPQRHRFAGMALDLTGVQTRYFQRVLKRYGLSPDAVTSESVSGTPRAFAEWMLQNGAHSSYVEILAALIGAEWMYYTWCQVGAKRLPAKPAYAYWIRLHAGGAFKKNVFWMLKQLDQLGPVHPEEVQQRLARIFREVLEWEIAFHDAVYIE; translated from the coding sequence ATGCACGAACTGACATTAGCCGAGGGCGAGGGCTTTGGCGAGCTCAGGGCGCGGGGCTATAGGTTGCGGTTCACCCAGTGGATGCGTATGAACGCGGAGCGGGCATGGGCGCAGTGTGTCCGTCACCGCTTTATGCGTGAAATGACTGAGGGCACGCTGTCGGAATGGGCTTTCAAACGCTACTTGGTACAGGAATACGCTTTCGTTCAGGCCTGCTCCGGTGTGCTGGGCTATGCCATTGCCAAGGCTCCAGGGGTTCCGCAACGCCACCGCTTCGCCGGAATGGCCCTTGATCTGACCGGGGTGCAGACCCGTTACTTCCAGAGGGTGTTGAAGCGCTACGGCCTTTCACCCGACGCGGTGACCTCAGAGAGCGTCTCTGGTACGCCCCGCGCATTCGCCGAATGGATGCTGCAGAATGGGGCACACAGCAGCTATGTGGAGATCTTGGCTGCTCTTATCGGGGCAGAGTGGATGTACTACACCTGGTGCCAGGTTGGAGCTAAACGCCTGCCTGCCAAACCCGCCTATGCATACTGGATCAGGTTGCACGCGGGAGGGGCCTTCAAGAAAAACGTCTTCTGGATGCTAAAGCAGCTAGATCAGCTGGGCCCAGTCCATCCTGAGGAAGTTCAGCAGCGACTGGCCCGTATTTTCCGAGAGGTGCTGGAGTGGGAGATCGCTTTTCACGACGCGGTATATATCGAGTAA
- a CDS encoding carbohydrate kinase family protein, whose protein sequence is MVGRTLFVGYANVDVIVRLRGPVERGGRLTVERIHKLPGGMAANAACAAAAVGSQAVFCGLVGGDSFGELLLTDFRRFGVELCPAAVTAPYTTTCVILVYPDGERFIVSEPSNFDSGPLRQYLTQAGDRLRGGVLYVDGYHLGMIAEELRLARALGLRIFCDLDGGPDTYTPDELLAHLVQVDVALVNRAVLANLFEDLAPEKGCQQLLSQVGVVILTQGAERVRLFTPSESRDFPVPPVGCVLDTIGAGDVFSGVFVAYWAAEKSIEASIEAATKAAAVSVQYQGARGGLEAIRQAFEGSA, encoded by the coding sequence ATGGTGGGTCGAACCCTCTTTGTGGGTTACGCCAACGTAGACGTAATCGTACGACTACGGGGGCCTGTGGAGCGGGGCGGACGCCTTACGGTCGAGCGGATCCACAAGCTGCCTGGAGGCATGGCGGCCAACGCGGCCTGCGCAGCCGCTGCGGTGGGCAGCCAGGCGGTTTTCTGCGGCCTGGTAGGTGGAGACTCCTTCGGCGAGCTTCTTCTTACAGACTTTCGCCGCTTTGGGGTAGAACTCTGTCCGGCGGCTGTAACGGCTCCGTACACGACGACCTGCGTGATTCTGGTCTACCCCGACGGAGAGCGCTTCATCGTCAGTGAGCCCTCTAACTTCGATAGTGGGCCGTTGCGGCAATACCTCACCCAAGCCGGAGACCGGCTCAGGGGTGGAGTCCTCTACGTCGACGGCTACCACCTGGGGATGATCGCAGAGGAGCTGCGCCTGGCCAGAGCGCTGGGTCTCCGAATATTCTGCGATCTGGACGGGGGGCCGGACACCTACACGCCGGATGAACTGCTGGCTCACCTGGTTCAGGTTGACGTGGCCCTTGTCAACCGGGCGGTGCTGGCCAACCTGTTTGAGGATCTAGCTCCCGAGAAGGGTTGCCAGCAGCTATTGAGTCAGGTTGGTGTGGTAATCCTTACCCAGGGAGCGGAGAGGGTTCGCCTTTTCACCCCTTCAGAAAGCCGGGATTTTCCGGTACCTCCTGTCGGGTGCGTCTTGGATACCATAGGCGCAGGGGATGTGTTCTCTGGAGTTTTTGTAGCCTACTGGGCTGCTGAAAAGTCTATCGAAGCTTCTATTGAAGCGGCAACAAAGGCCGCGGCAGTCTCGGTGCAGTACCAGGGAGCCCGCGGCGGACTGGAGGCGATCCGGCAGGCTTTTGAGGGCTCAGCTTGA